In one window of Romboutsia hominis DNA:
- the larC gene encoding nickel pincer cofactor biosynthesis protein LarC, giving the protein MGERILYLDLVNGISGDMTISSLLDLGVPKEIFLEEINKLNIKEEFEIKITPKNESGILGTNVDVITKENNPHRHLVDIFEIIDSSYLSGKVKEMAKKVFLVIGEAEAKVHGTTIDKIHFHEVGAIDSIVDIVGSCILIDLLCIDKIYASTVPLGSGFVKCDHGLMPVPAPATLEILKGVPVKLNNVKGECTTPTGAGIIKALCNGFVDDIEFEVDKVGYGIGYKKFEVPNMLRSILGIKKKQEIVYEITTNIDDMSSEIYSHLYNKILQEGALDIYTESIYMKKNRPAVKLSVICKEDDLEKITEHLLKETSTFGVRYSKYDRVILKREFRKIKTIYGKVSVKLGYYKGNLIKVTPEYEDCIKIADNHGISFTKILLEINNIIYKEFNIKILT; this is encoded by the coding sequence ATGGGAGAAAGAATACTTTATTTAGACTTGGTTAATGGTATTTCAGGAGATATGACCATATCAAGTTTGTTAGATTTAGGGGTGCCTAAAGAAATATTCTTAGAAGAAATTAATAAACTAAATATAAAAGAAGAATTTGAAATTAAGATTACACCTAAAAATGAAAGTGGAATACTTGGAACGAATGTAGATGTTATAACTAAAGAAAATAATCCACATAGGCATTTAGTAGATATATTTGAAATTATAGATTCTAGTTACTTAAGTGGTAAGGTAAAAGAAATGGCTAAGAAAGTATTTCTTGTAATAGGTGAAGCTGAGGCTAAAGTACATGGAACGACTATAGATAAAATACATTTTCATGAAGTGGGAGCAATAGATTCTATAGTTGATATAGTAGGTTCATGTATTTTAATAGATTTACTTTGCATAGATAAGATATATGCAAGTACTGTTCCTCTTGGGTCAGGATTTGTAAAATGCGACCATGGACTTATGCCAGTACCAGCACCAGCAACATTAGAAATATTAAAAGGTGTACCAGTTAAATTAAATAATGTGAAGGGTGAATGCACAACTCCAACAGGAGCAGGTATAATAAAGGCATTATGTAATGGGTTTGTAGATGATATAGAGTTTGAAGTGGATAAAGTAGGGTATGGAATAGGATATAAGAAGTTTGAAGTACCAAATATGCTAAGAAGTATTCTAGGTATAAAAAAAAAACAGGAAATAGTATATGAAATAACTACTAATATTGACGACATGTCATCAGAGATATATTCGCACCTATACAATAAAATATTACAAGAAGGAGCTCTAGATATATATACTGAGAGTATATATATGAAAAAGAATAGACCAGCAGTAAAATTATCGGTTATATGCAAAGAAGATGATTTAGAAAAAATAACCGAACATTTACTAAAAGAAACATCTACTTTTGGAGTGAGATATTCTAAGTATGATAGAGTGATATTAAAAAGAGAATTTCGCAAAATTAAAACTATTTATGGAAAAGTATCTGTAAAGCTTGGGTACTACAAAGGGAATTTAATAAAAGTAACACCTGAGTACGAAGACTGCATAAAAATAGCAGATAATCATGGGATATCGTTTACAAAAATTCTTCTAGAAATAAACAATATTATATATAAAGAATTTAATATAAAGATATTGACATAA
- the larB gene encoding nickel pincer cofactor biosynthesis protein LarB yields MDLRELLSEFKNDNIDIEEALDKLKKLPYEDLGYANIDHHRQIRNGYPEVIYCEGKNDEQIIGIIEKMYEKGSNILGTRCRLETYEKIKSIYDNCEYDKTCKILKINNHPIENKGKGKILVVTGGTSDIPVADEVYHTAKFLGNDVGRIYDVGVAGIHRLLYRTEELQSARVIVVVAGMEGALPSVVGGLVDVPVIAVPTSVGYGANFNGLSALLTMLNSCASGISVVNIDNGFGAGYLASMINKLD; encoded by the coding sequence ATGGACTTAAGGGAGTTATTAAGTGAGTTTAAAAATGATAATATAGACATAGAAGAAGCGTTAGATAAGTTAAAAAAGCTACCCTATGAAGATTTAGGGTATGCCAATATAGATCATCACAGGCAAATAAGAAATGGATACCCAGAAGTAATTTACTGTGAAGGTAAAAATGATGAGCAAATAATAGGTATTATAGAAAAGATGTATGAAAAAGGATCTAACATATTAGGTACTAGATGTAGATTAGAAACATATGAGAAAATCAAATCTATATATGATAATTGTGAATATGATAAAACATGCAAGATCCTAAAGATAAACAATCATCCTATAGAAAATAAGGGAAAAGGAAAAATATTAGTTGTTACAGGTGGAACTTCTGATATACCAGTAGCAGATGAAGTATATCATACTGCTAAGTTCTTAGGTAATGATGTTGGGAGAATATATGATGTAGGTGTGGCAGGAATACATAGACTGTTATATAGGACAGAAGAGTTACAGAGTGCAAGGGTAATAGTAGTAGTTGCTGGTATGGAAGGTGCTTTACCTAGTGTAGTAGGAGGACTTGTAGATGTACCAGTTATAGCAGTTCCAACTTCAGTTGGGTATGGTGCAAACTTTAATGGCTTATCAGCTCTTTTAACTATGTTAAATAGTTGTGCATCGGGAATATCAGTAGTAAATATAGACAATGGATTTGGTGCAGGATACTTGGCATCTATGATAAATAAATTAGATTAA
- the groL gene encoding chaperonin GroEL (60 kDa chaperone family; promotes refolding of misfolded polypeptides especially under stressful conditions; forms two stacked rings of heptamers to form a barrel-shaped 14mer; ends can be capped by GroES; misfolded proteins enter the barrel where they are refolded when GroES binds) — MAKEIKFAQDSRKALENGVNKLADTVKVTLGPKGRNVILDKKFGAPLITNDGVTIAKEIELEDRFENMGAQLVKEVATKTNDVAGDGTTTATVLAQAIIREGLKNVTAGANPVLLRKGIQKAVEVAVEELKKQSRTIETKESISQVASISAGDEEVGKLIAEAMEIVGKDGVITVEESKTMHTELDAVEGMQFDRGFVSAYMVTDVDKMEAVLNDPYILITDRKISNIQDILPVLEQIVQQGKKLLIIAEDVDGEALSTLVVNKLRGTFEVVAVKAPGFGDRRKAMLEDIAILTGGTVISDELGYDLKEADLTMLGRAGSVKVTKESTTIVDGFGDKVAIENRVNQIKHQVEETTSEFDTEKLMERLAKLAGGVAVIKVGAATEVEMKERKLRIEDALNATRAAVEEGIVAGGGTALVSVIPVVDKLIETLEGEVQLGAKIIRKSLEEPLRQIAINAGLEGAVIIQKVINEDAEVGFDALNERYVNMIETGIVDPTKVTRSALQNASSIAGVFLTTEAAVADLPENDAPMPGMGAGMPGMM, encoded by the coding sequence ATGGCTAAAGAAATAAAATTTGCACAAGATTCAAGAAAAGCTTTAGAAAATGGTGTTAACAAATTAGCAGATACAGTTAAGGTTACATTAGGACCTAAAGGAAGAAATGTTATATTAGATAAGAAATTTGGTGCACCTCTTATAACTAATGATGGTGTTACAATAGCTAAGGAAATAGAGTTAGAAGATAGATTTGAAAATATGGGAGCTCAATTAGTTAAAGAAGTTGCCACTAAGACTAATGATGTAGCTGGAGATGGTACTACAACTGCAACAGTACTTGCTCAAGCTATAATAAGAGAAGGATTAAAGAACGTAACTGCTGGAGCTAACCCAGTATTACTAAGAAAAGGTATACAAAAAGCTGTTGAAGTAGCAGTTGAAGAATTAAAGAAACAATCAAGAACTATAGAAACTAAAGAATCTATATCTCAAGTTGCTTCTATATCTGCTGGAGACGAAGAAGTTGGTAAGTTAATAGCAGAAGCTATGGAAATCGTAGGAAAAGATGGAGTTATAACAGTTGAAGAATCTAAAACTATGCATACAGAATTAGATGCTGTTGAAGGTATGCAATTTGATAGAGGATTTGTATCTGCTTACATGGTAACAGATGTAGATAAGATGGAAGCTGTATTAAATGATCCATATATATTAATAACAGATAGAAAAATATCTAATATACAAGACATATTACCAGTTCTTGAGCAAATCGTTCAACAAGGTAAGAAGTTATTAATAATAGCTGAAGATGTAGATGGAGAAGCATTATCTACATTAGTAGTTAATAAATTAAGAGGAACATTTGAGGTTGTTGCTGTTAAAGCTCCAGGATTTGGAGATAGAAGAAAAGCAATGCTTGAAGATATAGCTATACTTACAGGAGGAACTGTTATATCTGACGAATTAGGATATGACTTAAAAGAAGCTGACTTAACTATGTTAGGTAGAGCTGGTTCTGTAAAAGTTACTAAAGAAAGTACTACAATCGTAGATGGATTTGGTGATAAGGTAGCTATAGAAAATAGAGTTAATCAAATAAAACATCAAGTAGAAGAAACTACTTCTGAATTTGATACAGAAAAGTTAATGGAAAGATTAGCTAAACTTGCTGGTGGAGTAGCTGTGATAAAGGTTGGAGCTGCTACAGAAGTTGAAATGAAAGAAAGAAAATTAAGAATAGAAGATGCACTTAACGCTACAAGAGCGGCTGTAGAAGAAGGTATAGTTGCTGGTGGTGGTACTGCATTAGTAAGTGTTATACCAGTTGTAGATAAGTTAATAGAGACACTAGAAGGTGAAGTACAATTAGGTGCTAAGATAATAAGAAAATCATTAGAAGAGCCATTAAGACAAATAGCTATAAATGCAGGTCTTGAAGGTGCTGTAATAATACAAAAAGTAATAAATGAAGATGCTGAAGTCGGATTTGATGCTTTAAATGAAAGATATGTAAATATGATAGAAACTGGTATAGTTGACCCAACTAAAGTTACTAGAAGTGCATTACAAAATGCTTCTTCTATAGCTGGAGTATTTTTAACTACTGAGGCTGCTGTTGCAGACCTTCCAGAAAATGATGCTCCAATGCCAGGAATGGGAGCTGGAATGCCAGGAATGATGTAA
- a CDS encoding co-chaperone GroES, whose protein sequence is MKIRPLADRVVIKMLEAEEKTASGIVLPGAAKEKPQMAEVLEVGPGGIVDGKEIVMELKVGDKVLFQKYAGTEVKIDGQEYTILRQSEILAVVE, encoded by the coding sequence ATGAAAATAAGACCATTAGCTGACAGGGTAGTTATTAAAATGTTAGAAGCAGAAGAAAAAACTGCAAGTGGTATAGTTTTACCAGGAGCTGCTAAAGAAAAGCCACAAATGGCTGAAGTTTTAGAAGTAGGACCAGGTGGAATAGTTGACGGAAAAGAAATAGTTATGGAATTAAAAGTTGGAGATAAAGTTTTATTCCAAAAATATGCAGGAACAGAAGTTAAAATAGATGGGCAAGAGTACACAATATTAAGACAAAGTGAAATACTAGCAGTAGTTGAATAA
- the cls gene encoding cardiolipin synthase codes for MSIGVFLFLSYLTISYIVGAIISMSIILENRDPARTVTWLLIFILLPGIGLVIYAILGRNMRKRKLFKTQKLASSIREEKVFENLERIEEIANTEQSTINTNQLLNENIEDYSKKRVISLLLNTGKLPFTTNNKVSVYIDGNQKFKNLLEDIKNAKNHIHLEYFIIKDSEIGRELKDLLIKKSNEGVKIRILYDDVGCWRFWFYRKFFNEMKENGIEIVAFLPAKFPLTGGKLNYRNHRKIAIIDGKIGYTGGLNIGDEYMGKNKKFGYWRDTHIKIEGTSVYMLQMIFLTDWYYTTKEIITEDKYFPSPQRCGNSMVQIIASGPDSDWESIRYAYFSAICQAKKSIYIETPYFIPDESILIALKSAALSGVDVRIVFPKIADHKIVNNASYSYFDDILKSGGKVYLYTKGFIHSKIMTIDDKIASTGSANMDLRSFMLNFEINAFIYDKKIVERMNKDFFEDLNSSEELTLDEFSKRKLGKKVRESIARLFSPIL; via the coding sequence ATGAGTATTGGAGTTTTTTTGTTTTTAAGCTACTTAACCATATCGTATATTGTTGGGGCGATTATTTCTATGTCAATAATACTTGAGAATAGAGATCCTGCTAGAACTGTTACATGGTTACTCATTTTTATATTACTTCCAGGAATAGGTTTAGTTATATATGCTATATTAGGGAGAAATATGAGGAAGAGGAAATTATTTAAAACACAAAAGCTAGCAAGTAGTATAAGAGAAGAAAAGGTATTTGAAAATCTAGAGCGAATAGAGGAAATTGCAAATACAGAACAAAGTACAATTAATACAAATCAATTATTAAATGAAAATATAGAAGACTATAGCAAAAAAAGGGTAATAAGTTTACTACTTAATACAGGAAAACTTCCATTTACGACGAATAATAAAGTAAGTGTATATATTGATGGAAATCAAAAATTTAAAAATCTTCTAGAAGACATAAAAAATGCAAAAAATCATATACATTTAGAGTACTTCATTATAAAAGATAGTGAAATAGGAAGAGAATTAAAAGATTTATTAATCAAAAAATCCAATGAGGGTGTAAAGATAAGAATATTATATGACGATGTAGGATGTTGGAGATTTTGGTTTTATAGAAAGTTTTTTAATGAAATGAAGGAAAATGGAATAGAAATAGTAGCATTCTTACCAGCTAAATTTCCATTGACAGGTGGAAAGCTAAATTATAGAAATCATAGAAAGATAGCTATAATAGATGGAAAAATTGGATACACTGGCGGCCTAAATATAGGTGATGAATATATGGGTAAAAATAAAAAGTTTGGATACTGGAGAGATACCCATATAAAAATAGAAGGAACCTCAGTGTATATGTTACAAATGATATTTTTAACAGATTGGTACTATACAACAAAAGAGATCATAACAGAAGATAAATATTTCCCAAGTCCTCAAAGATGTGGTAATAGTATGGTTCAAATAATAGCTAGTGGACCTGATAGTGATTGGGAATCTATACGATATGCTTATTTCTCAGCTATTTGCCAAGCTAAAAAAAGTATTTATATAGAAACTCCTTATTTTATACCAGATGAAAGTATACTTATAGCACTTAAAAGTGCAGCGCTAAGTGGAGTTGATGTAAGGATAGTATTCCCTAAGATAGCTGATCATAAGATAGTTAACAATGCTTCTTACTCATACTTTGATGATATATTAAAGTCAGGAGGTAAAGTCTACTTATATACAAAGGGATTTATACACTCTAAAATAATGACAATAGATGATAAAATAGCATCTACAGGCTCTGCTAATATGGATTTAAGAAGTTTTATGCTTAATTTTGAAATAAATGCATTTATATATGACAAAAAAATTGTAGAAAGAATGAATAAAGATTTTTTTGAGGATTTAAATAGTAGTGAAGAGTTAACATTAGATGAATTTTCTAAGCGAAAATTAGGTAAAAAGGTTAGAGAATCAATAGCTAGGTTGTTCTCGCCTATATTATAA
- a CDS encoding DNA-3-methyladenine glycosylase family protein → MKVYEENNTVILEGVADFNPKHIFECGQCFRWHKEADNSYTGVAKGRVINVSEKDNKIYLDNTNLKDFEEIWYNYFDLGTNYTDIKNTLKNMDEHLNKASEFGYGIRILKQDGWEMLISFIISSNNRIPMIQKAIENLSRNYGTYIGNYRGKDYYAFPTPEELNKASQEEIRACQTGFRDKYIKSTTESVIKDNENISGYTSLSTDDCIKELKKFNGVGPKVADCIALFGMQKYDTFPVDVWVKRVMQEFYVSEDMSLPKMRTYAIDKFGNLAGFAQQYLFYYARELGIGR, encoded by the coding sequence ATGAAGGTTTATGAAGAAAATAATACAGTAATATTAGAAGGTGTAGCAGATTTTAATCCTAAGCATATATTTGAATGTGGGCAATGCTTTAGATGGCATAAAGAAGCAGATAACTCATATACTGGAGTTGCAAAAGGTAGAGTGATAAATGTATCTGAAAAAGACAATAAAATATACTTAGATAATACAAATTTAAAGGATTTTGAAGAGATTTGGTATAATTACTTTGATTTGGGAACAAATTACACAGATATAAAAAATACTTTAAAAAACATGGATGAACATTTAAATAAGGCATCTGAGTTTGGTTATGGTATAAGGATATTAAAACAAGATGGATGGGAAATGTTGATTTCATTTATAATATCTTCTAATAATAGGATCCCAATGATACAAAAAGCAATAGAAAATCTATCAAGAAATTATGGAACTTATATTGGAAATTATAGAGGTAAGGATTATTATGCTTTTCCAACACCAGAAGAATTAAACAAAGCTTCGCAAGAAGAAATAAGAGCATGTCAGACTGGGTTTAGAGATAAATACATAAAAAGTACAACTGAGAGTGTAATAAAAGATAATGAAAATATATCTGGATATACAAGTTTAAGCACTGATGATTGCATAAAAGAATTAAAAAAATTCAATGGAGTAGGACCAAAGGTAGCTGACTGTATAGCTTTATTTGGAATGCAAAAGTATGATACTTTCCCTGTTGATGTATGGGTAAAAAGAGTTATGCAAGAATTTTATGTAAGTGAAGATATGAGTTTACCTAAAATGAGAACTTATGCTATTGATAAGTTTGGTAATTTAGCCGGGTTTGCACAACAATATTTATTCTATTATGCAAGGGAGCTTGGTATAGGCAGATAA
- a CDS encoding deoxynucleoside kinase encodes MKNRGIFIAIEGPIGVGKTTLATILNEHFGYTLLREIVEENPFLSKFYTDIKEYALQTEAFFLFNRVKQLEDIEKNQLNKSHGVVSDYHIIKNLIFAGITLDNNQFHRYKQMYNIFVNDLPQPDIVIYLNSNTDVLMKRIAMRDRSFERQMDRNYIHELSTEYKYYFNPLSIKHNFVGKEPLIIEIDNSNLDFLNKEEDRQFIIDKVENAIKALEGETACLI; translated from the coding sequence ATGAAAAATAGAGGAATATTTATTGCTATAGAGGGGCCTATCGGTGTTGGGAAAACTACTTTAGCAACTATACTTAATGAACATTTCGGTTATACTCTTCTTAGAGAAATTGTAGAAGAGAATCCTTTTTTATCAAAATTTTATACTGATATTAAAGAATATGCTTTACAAACAGAAGCATTTTTTCTATTTAATAGGGTAAAACAATTAGAAGATATAGAAAAAAATCAATTAAATAAGTCTCATGGAGTTGTTAGTGATTACCATATAATAAAAAATCTTATATTTGCTGGTATAACACTTGATAATAATCAATTCCATAGATATAAGCAAATGTACAATATATTTGTAAATGATTTGCCTCAACCAGATATAGTTATCTACTTAAACTCTAATACAGATGTCTTAATGAAAAGGATAGCTATGAGAGATAGAAGCTTTGAAAGACAAATGGATAGAAATTATATACATGAGCTAAGCACAGAATATAAATATTATTTTAACCCTTTATCTATAAAGCATAACTTTGTAGGTAAAGAGCCATTGATAATTGAAATAGATAATTCAAACCTAGATTTCTTAAATAAAGAAGAAGATAGACAATTTATAATAGATAAAGTAGAAAATGCAATAAAGGCATTAGAAGGAGAAACAGCATGTTTAATTTAG
- a CDS encoding deoxynucleoside kinase: protein MFNLVNQCNKPLNRDLFITVAGNVGAGKSTLTKIIGEKLNFETHFEKVDGNPYLEDFYKDQKKWGFHLQLYFLAQRFKQQKEIDCNGLNNIQDRSIYEDVEIFARNLYDNGKMTKRDYITYRDLFNDMVPHLRRPDLMIYLDGSIDTIVHRIGLRGREMEKAVDIEYWKNLHNRYEKWIAEYDQSPVLYVNIDKVDLVNNPEHVDMLCHEIKRILGM from the coding sequence ATGTTTAATTTAGTAAATCAATGTAATAAGCCTCTAAATAGGGACTTATTCATAACAGTGGCAGGAAATGTTGGTGCAGGAAAATCAACTTTAACAAAGATAATTGGTGAAAAATTAAATTTTGAAACTCATTTTGAAAAGGTTGATGGAAATCCATACTTAGAGGATTTCTATAAAGATCAAAAAAAATGGGGATTCCACCTTCAGTTATATTTCTTAGCCCAAAGATTTAAACAACAAAAGGAAATAGACTGTAATGGGTTAAACAATATACAAGACAGAAGTATATATGAAGATGTAGAAATATTCGCTAGAAATTTATATGATAATGGGAAAATGACTAAAAGAGATTATATAACTTATAGGGATTTATTTAATGACATGGTTCCTCACCTTAGAAGACCTGACTTAATGATATACTTAGATGGTTCTATAGATACTATAGTTCATAGAATAGGGCTTAGGGGTCGTGAAATGGAAAAAGCCGTTGATATAGAATATTGGAAGAACCTTCACAACAGATATGAAAAATGGATAGCTGAATATGATCAGTCACCTGTGCTATATGTAAATATAGATAAGGTAGATTTAGTAAATAATCCAGAGCATGTAGATATGTTATGCCATGAAATAAAGAGAATTTTAGGAATGTAG
- a CDS encoding cation:proton antiporter, with protein MEDSIQIIASNNLLITFSIIAMTGIVCSKLSESLKIPDVVLFLLAGILLGPYFLEMIDLSYFELEKQLILTFGSAFILYLGGKEINLKILKNVKITVFLLSTLGVIISSILVSQFIKFNFQIPFITALLIGSIISSTDPATLVPIFNKIKVKDKVSQTVISESAFNDATGAILTSAIVTILLSGKFSLTQNIWDLSIMIIVGSLVGCITGIVLLKLVNDKPYGVFKDFAPIISILSVIIAYEIATKFGGSGYMACFIVGIITGNKKNFKIWLSQKSYDADFYVAETLGTLCRMAICIILGSQVELVVLSKYFLPSLLVVLAFIFIIRPICILICALPDRKAMWTKKELLFMMWVRETGVIPAALCGIISTMKIPGYEIISSITFMAILVTLIVQGSTTKLLAKKLDLLEDTSNNKSPNL; from the coding sequence ATGGAAGATTCTATTCAAATTATAGCAAGTAATAACTTACTTATAACTTTTTCAATTATTGCTATGACCGGTATTGTCTGCAGTAAATTAAGTGAATCATTAAAAATCCCTGATGTTGTTTTATTTTTACTAGCAGGTATTTTACTAGGACCTTATTTTCTTGAAATGATAGATCTTAGTTATTTTGAACTAGAAAAGCAACTTATCCTTACTTTCGGTTCTGCCTTCATACTTTATTTAGGTGGAAAAGAGATTAATTTAAAAATATTAAAAAATGTAAAAATAACTGTTTTTTTACTTTCTACATTAGGTGTTATTATTTCATCTATTTTAGTAAGTCAATTTATAAAATTTAACTTTCAAATTCCTTTTATTACGGCTCTACTCATAGGTTCAATAATTTCATCTACTGACCCTGCTACATTAGTACCTATTTTTAATAAAATTAAAGTTAAAGATAAGGTGTCACAAACAGTTATAAGTGAATCGGCATTTAATGATGCTACAGGGGCTATTTTGACTTCTGCAATTGTTACCATTTTACTTTCTGGTAAGTTTTCTTTGACACAAAATATATGGGATTTATCCATAATGATTATTGTAGGTTCTTTAGTTGGTTGTATTACTGGTATTGTACTTTTAAAACTAGTCAATGATAAACCTTATGGTGTTTTTAAGGACTTTGCTCCAATAATATCTATCCTTTCAGTTATTATAGCTTATGAAATTGCAACTAAATTTGGTGGAAGTGGATATATGGCTTGCTTTATAGTTGGAATAATTACGGGTAATAAAAAAAATTTCAAAATTTGGCTATCTCAAAAATCATACGATGCCGATTTTTATGTTGCTGAAACCCTCGGAACTTTATGCCGTATGGCTATATGCATTATTTTAGGTAGTCAAGTTGAATTAGTTGTATTATCAAAATATTTCCTACCATCATTATTGGTTGTTTTAGCATTTATTTTTATAATAAGACCAATCTGTATTCTAATATGTGCTCTCCCAGACAGAAAAGCAATGTGGACAAAAAAAGAATTGTTATTTATGATGTGGGTGAGAGAAACCGGAGTTATACCTGCTGCACTTTGCGGTATAATTTCTACTATGAAAATCCCTGGTTACGAAATAATCTCTTCTATCACATTTATGGCTATCCTAGTTACTTTAATAGTTCAAGGTAGTACAACTAAACTTCTAGCTAAAAAACTCGACTTATTGGAAGATACTTCTAATAATAAATCTCCTAACTTATAG
- a CDS encoding YeiH family protein: MDISKGEVKNNKKFQYIKEVKEILPGLVVSVLIGLASMLIAKAVPKIGAATISIFLGMLVGNLFLNQKVFHKGYKFSETDLLSYSIVLLGATLSISTLMELGFNGILFIVIQMAITIIGALYIGKKLGFGENFRYLMAAGNAVCGSSAIAATAPVIEADDKDKGIAITIVNVTGIFLMFLLPLISDWLYNLELVKTSAIIGGTLQSVGQVVASGAMVSEHVKDLATIFKIVRVILLVVVVFTFGHLKNKSNTEIVEEEIQDTKKGKIKVPWYVLGFFITCALFSTSIISPEVSHICKLLSNKLEIIALAAIGLRVNIKDLVKQGKAVSLYGLFVGTLQVITAVILIGILL, from the coding sequence ATGGATATTTCAAAAGGAGAAGTAAAGAATAATAAAAAATTTCAATATATAAAAGAAGTAAAAGAAATATTACCAGGTTTAGTTGTATCAGTATTAATAGGTTTAGCAAGTATGTTAATTGCTAAGGCAGTTCCAAAAATTGGAGCAGCAACTATATCTATATTTTTAGGTATGTTAGTAGGTAACTTATTCTTAAATCAAAAAGTATTTCATAAAGGATATAAATTCTCAGAAACTGATTTACTATCGTATTCTATAGTATTATTAGGAGCAACTTTAAGTATATCAACTCTAATGGAATTAGGATTCAATGGTATATTATTTATAGTAATTCAAATGGCTATAACTATAATAGGAGCTTTATATATAGGAAAAAAATTAGGATTTGGAGAAAATTTTAGATATCTAATGGCAGCAGGTAATGCGGTATGTGGATCATCTGCTATAGCAGCTACAGCTCCAGTCATTGAAGCTGATGATAAGGATAAAGGTATAGCTATAACAATAGTAAATGTTACAGGAATATTTTTAATGTTTTTACTTCCATTAATATCAGATTGGTTATACAATCTTGAACTTGTAAAAACATCAGCTATAATAGGTGGTACATTACAATCAGTAGGGCAAGTTGTTGCAAGTGGTGCTATGGTAAGTGAGCATGTAAAAGATTTAGCTACTATATTTAAAATAGTAAGAGTTATACTTTTAGTAGTTGTAGTATTCACTTTTGGTCATTTAAAAAATAAATCAAATACTGAAATAGTAGAAGAAGAGATACAAGATACTAAAAAGGGCAAAATAAAGGTTCCTTGGTATGTATTAGGATTCTTTATAACATGTGCTTTATTTTCTACAAGCATTATATCTCCAGAGGTATCTCATATTTGTAAACTGTTAAGCAATAAATTAGAAATAATAGCATTAGCAGCTATTGGATTAAGAGTAAATATAAAAGATTTAGTAAAACAAGGTAAGGCAGTATCTTTATATGGATTATTTGTAGGTACTTTACAAGTAATTACTGCAGTTATTTTAATAGGAATATTATTATAA